In the Diospyros lotus cultivar Yz01 chromosome 13, ASM1463336v1, whole genome shotgun sequence genome, CCGCCGGCGACCGGGCTCCTCCACCGCTTGGTCGCCTGGAAGGCTGCCAAGAGCTCGGAGGctaaagagaggaagaagacgaagaagagaGCCAGTAGGTACATGGAAAGGCTGTGTTTGGGCCATCCTTGGAAGAGAACTATGGCGTCTTTGCCCCAGTAGAAGCTCATGTGCATGATCATGTCGTTCATGTTCATGGTGGTGTGATTGGACATTGATCCCGGCGGCATAGGCATGCCGCCGCCGCCGTGGTTATGGTCGTCTGACATCCTCCGGAGAAAAAGGAGATGGGACTCTTGGGAGGCTATAACAAGAGATAACTACACTCATATATTTATAAGGGTTTAAATAGCTTAACAATATTAAAAGTTTAATAGTTTTTATAAGAGAAATTGAAGTATAAGGACTAGTTTATTATAATTTACAGACCATAAAGTTTAGGAACCAATAGTGTTACTTACCCTTTATATaggtataaatattatataaataaaatttatagtgtatatattataaatttattaaattcatttaatattccaCAAATTAATTATGTACACAAcacttgaaaattaatttagtgtttagATTTGGCCTAGTAAATTTAAAGCATAATTGCTTAGTGGACTATAGTATAATTTGTTGGCTAATGCTACTTGCCAATCAATTAGACAATTGATTTCACAATTTGtttcaattacaaatttatcctCACTTTCAATTACAAATCTACCCCCAAATTTGTTAACTACTCCCTCAGTTTCTTCCTCATACTCTCAcactttctcttatttttctctccctccctcacCGCCGCGGCTGTTCCCCCTTTAAGAACTTGGAATTGAAGAacagaacaagaagaagaagaagtagatgctgatatatgtatgtatatatgtatatgtgcatcATAAACACAGTAACGTGTGCAACACACACACCCAAAGGGCTGTTGATTTTGGAGATGGATCTGAAATCATTGGCCTTGAATACTAGTACAGAGATGGGCAACCACTCCCAAGAAACGTCCCATCTCTATGTGAGAACAACAAAGCCTCAAATCGGGTTCATTTTCTGGGTCGTCCCAACCGTCGTTGACACATCCAtctcctatctctctctctttctccaccATCATTGTTCGCTGCCGTGTCTGTTCTCGCCGTCGTTGTACTCGTCGCCGACGCAGCTGCCTCCGCCGTTGACACCTCCATCtcgtctttctttttctttctctctctcatttcccatCTCTCTTCTCGTTCTCAGCGTTGTTTGCCTCCAACACAGCCGCAGCTACAGCCGCCGGCTccatctctcctctctctccgaGTATTCTCATTCTTGCTGCCGCCGTTTACTAAAAATGtatagggaaattctattcacagtcCACACTATTGCTCTTTACAACCACTCCCACAAAAATTCACTATCtttcaaaaatcctattttaGCCTTCACAGCCACCCACAACCATAAccatcttttttcctttttagtcCCTATAGCCCACAGTCGCAGCCACCCATCTGCTCCATCTCTTTCTCCCCTCtgaatacacacacatacacacacacacacagagatatatacacacacacacgaaaaCGCATGGCTGCAGCCATGGAACCCTGGTTCTCGATTGCTCCCCAAGagttccatggccgcggccatgcgttttgtgtgtgtgtatatatataggtgtgtgtgagtgtgtatatatgtgtgtgtgtgtgtgtgtgtattcgtGTAACGTCctaaaatttggagataaataataattatgaacACCAGTGCTTAggtcattattgaatatttgaagatttaagagaaagtattcatttatattgttttgaggAAGTAGGAAATTAAggcaattaataattttatttgggggtatttatggaaataaagaaagaataaaataaaataaattagtgtattttttgagattttagggtgtaagtgaaataagggaaaaatgagTTGTAGGGTGTATATGTTGAATTTCGGAAGCTTTGAGGCGCTGGTGCAAATCTGAAAAATTGGTTGGAAGGCGTATATAAGTTGAAGACGAGTGGCAACCGAGTGATCGCGCGCGAGGACGGCTAGGCGAGGGACACGGGTTCGAGGCTGAAGGGGAGCAGGCACGCGCAAAGAAATTCGCTGGAATTTTTCCAGTGCAAGAAGCCCCGAAACAACGTCGTTTTAGGGAAAAAGGGGGTGGGTGCGCGGCAAGTGCGGGACGTGCCAGGTGGCGTGCCCTGGGCCACTTGTGGTGCCTTGGCCACCAAGATTCGTGCTGCTGGGCTTTTaaaaggccaattttggccaaaTTCAGCCATTTTCAGGCCATtccaaagaaggaaaaagagagaaatgaggaagGAAGAAGGGGGCTCGACTCTAGCAGCAGAAATggaaggaaatgagaagaaatcaAGAGATTAATGAGCTCTTTGGTATTTAAAAATATCCtggtaagtgagtaaaattactaaaagtgctatatatctaaattatagattttatatataCGGATGGATTATGTAATATATGCGGTtgggtttaattaattaagccacgattttattaattgctaggaaatgttttacttcgcatTAAGAGCGTAGAAAATGCAAGAATCGACTAAATAAAGGTAAGCTCCTAACCATTTCTTTACATTCTTTAAATCCTACGTGAGTCTTTGTGGTCTTTCGTACTTTAATCcttccctcaccgtgactcggttccatacattaataatgataattcACGTGGCAATCACCCTacgacttatattttattaatgggtttattgataatgaaatgagttAAGCAATGATGTCTTGGTGTCTTCCATTCCATCCGTCACGGAGCTTTGTATCGCTTCgtttttcttgggaatgatgccgaatcCATTGGGGCTAGGTTATTAGAAAGTGGCTATGGTCAAGATTATAagattatgttaataatttattatgaatgtggagatgggTTCCTGTGTATAAGAAGAGGTGAGAACGTGAATGAGTTAATGGTGTCTGTGTTGTCAAAAGCATGAAGAGTCATGGTGAGTGCCTATGAAATGCTAAGTGTAGTGCAGATAAGTTAATGTCATCTAAGAGtatgtcttaagggtatggggtacagagccactgactgtcgaccgtaggttgtggcagttgatggctggatgtatgggcgccagttatCGGCTGTtatgataagcgctagacgggccagaagagctggtattgtcagattcccgccttgactttgtgcatatcataatgtgtgtgctgcatggggttgggttgcattcatttgggggacatgctttgtgtgtaatGGGGTGTGTGAGCATTTGTATGACTCGGTTGGtttaagagccaacttgggtactctaggtgagccggtgcatttagagcacaTCACATGTGTGAATTCCTGTGtaggcgtagcatggcctgatacttggtttatgggggctttgtcatcacgtttatgttgTTAAAACCATtgtatttcctatttgttgcattgcatggtgagaatgtgcagTTTTAAGTGATGAGTATGGGTGATGGGTGGCACCCACCACAGAACATATGTCGTGGAAGTGGCCAACGGTTTGGTGTGGCCCACCACAGATGTTATGATGAGTAGTGGGAAAAAGGGCATGATATGATATTATGTTATGATGAGAGACAGGAAAAGGCATGGTATGACAGGGGAAGTCAATGGATGAATGAGAGGGTAATAGCAGGTTGTGATCGTTGTTATTATAGCCTATTGTGGGCTACTAATAGGtttgtatgttggacttgggcaccaatgtgtgtttgatgtgggccccaataACTGTTTATGTGAAGTTcctatatgtttatgcatttagagATAAGACAGGTACTAGATATAGTATGGTATGACGTGGCATTGACATAAATTGCATGGTGTGTTATGGGAGGAGTTATGTCTTTAACCTAcaacctttctttcatgagcttgttgagtctGGCAACTcacatttgttttccatcattctagatAAGAGAATCGTTTGAGGTATCAGGTACATTTGACGGGGTTGGATTCAGTTCATCAagccatgatagcaagtgcataGCTTTTctgaaactagatcctgggtgtcattgtgcttgtgttaaggttaatgttttatgttttcgAGATGggtgtatgttatgtaagctcaGGTGGGCTCACGGGGTGAATGCTTGTGTAAGAATATGTTGAGGACAATTATGATATATTATGTGATAAAAAGAGTATGGTTTTATTaagggttgtgtgtgagttttggtttgtattattgttttatatcattcaggtaatgaccctctcacggatcctttATGCTAGTGGGGGTTCCGGGAGGTGGACCGTTAcaattcgagagagagagaaagagagaaaaagagagagaaagagatttgggtgcaataagagaaaaaaatagatgaaGCAAATGGGTGCTCCAACTGTGAGTTGTGGGGAATAAAAGGGAAGGAATATGGTTGTGGCTTTGGGTGGTTGTGAAGagtaaaatagaatttttgaaagatattgGTGAATTTTGGCGAGAGTGGTTGTGAAGAGCAATAGTGTAAGCTGTGAATAAAATTTCCCAAATGTATATTCTGTAAATCTTAgtttgtgtaatatatatactacaaatatatttagatagaatatattatataaaaaatttacatatatataaaaacatataaatatatttttaaatacaattatAAACTACAAAcacattatataaaattatctaaattaaattaaacttattttataacttttaaaaattatagctTGTAACatggtaaaatttttaaaagtcggcttgttatttttaaaaaattgttttataattttataattatcttatattcatcataatataattatattttttctttttatcattaatataaaatataaaattttatatatttttatgtttttatttatttatattacttgAAATAAAAAGTCAAATTATATGTAAAGTTGTATcaaattattagtatatatttttatttaaaaaatatatataacctGAAATTATGAGGTGAaagcgagggagagagagagagagaaagaagagagtaCGAGTATGAGGAAGAAGGAAGGGTAGATTTGTAATTGACACagaagataattttataatcaaaacaaattgTCAAATCAATTGTCTAATAGATTGTGCAAGTAGCATTATCCTAATTTGTTATCGTTACGTCATCAAAAGTTGGGAGCtcaaaaaatattgatttaggtataattcaaaaaagtttttttattttttgactcTTAACTATGTgttaatttgttattaaattatgGGAAGTGGCACatgctatgtatatatatatatacacacatctAAATAAATagtcatataaaatataaataagcttttgaattttgttacttttcaaaatacaaatagTTGTAGGCAGTTTTGAATGATTATTGGGCTGGCAATTATTTTATGCATATTCACTAAATTACTTGAGGGGGTGGGTTTGgacaattaaaaatgttatatagTTTTAGAAtaatgaaattttatatttattttttatattagaatAGATTCAAATATTGGGCATGAAGTAATTGTtggaaaataattcttttatattaCCATAActttgtaattatattttttatatacacaTGGGATGAGACATGACTGCTGGCTcaaggcataggccactaaTACCTATGCTCAGGGCCTTAAAAAGGGTGGGGtcctcaaaaaataaaaagagcatgcaaataaagaaaaaataattttaatttgataaaagttgtattaaataatatatttttttacatcgatacaatttgtatcaaatagtatattttttatattaatttagtttcatataaaatatgtctcatttaatttaaaataatataaaaattgataatgagagtaaataattatgatgattgGAAGAGACTATGACATGACatggttttaatttattaatttgaatgAATCACAAATTGACAAAACAATGGCCAAGAAATAGCCCATGAGAGAGAgggatagatagatagagacgGCGCCGTTTGCTCCAATGAAGTAGAGGGATAGATAGATGGATAGAGACGGCGCCGTTTGCTTTTGGCATCTGCCATCTGGAGTTTCAACGATATAATAATCTCAAGAATCTCATGCATAATTATTCACGAAAACACCCCCACGGGGCTCCACCCAACTCAACATTTCCCCGTAGGAAGGCCCGACTCCACCTCCAAAACCCGGCTCCCGAAGATCAAGTACCCCACCGCATGACCCGACACGGCCGCCAGAAAGACGCCGCCATTGAAAGACATCAAAGCCAGCACCGTCATGTAGGTCGCGCCGGCGCGGACAGCGTGGATCGCCGTCCGGAAGAATCCCGCTGCGACGCGGTTGGCCCCCGGCTTCACGAGCTTGCAATGGGAGAGCCACTCCACGAGCGCCGCCAGTGCGAAGACGAAGACCAGCGCCAAGGCGTACATAGTCGGGCTCTTTCCCGGCCAGCCAGAGAAGAGCACCTCCGCATGCGTGCCCCAGTAGAATGCCGTGTGCGCCACCATTGTTCCGCGTCGAGCATGGCCGGACGAAGTGTTGAACCCCAGCGGGGGCGGCGGAGAGCCAACGACGCCGTCTTGCATGTTTTCGGTTCCTTGTGCAGTTGGGATGACCGATGGTAAGGGAAGTTAAAGACTTGAAGCTGCAGAAGGGAGTAGAAAGGGAGAGGCGTATTTGTTATATTGTCACGCTCCAAGTGAGAGAGTGCATGCACGCTCTCAAAATGGTTGATTTGGTAAATGACAACTAAAGAAGGGAATAATTCAATACTATCTAAGAGTGTACAATATTTAAAGAGTGTTTCTTATAATTTGAAACTTTCATGTTATGGATAAAcactttttattatgtaaagtattatttttattaaaaaaaatattctcatatATCCTACTTATAAGgtactattaaattttttataatacaaatatgtcatataatatattacatcTTTTAGTAAACAAGGACAAATACCACAagtaacataaaatttcctccaAATTGAGATAACAAAGGAACATGAATTTTTATGCTCTAAcctaataatttattcaatccATTTAGTAAGCATTGATTGGTGAATTTATTATTGAGTTTAAGAATTCAGTGAGGTTGGTGGCTACATAATATCATCTTTTGATTGGttcaataattattaactattcaaatttaactttttaattcttaattgaGTTTCAAAACCTCTCTAAACTTTGTGTACACGTGTTATCATTTGATTGATAAAGGCATTAAAGGTGTCATATTTAATGTTCTTAAAACACAAGATAGAAAATCTTGcgttcaaatatattttattaaattactatAACCATTAATGCATGGtaataatgaattatttttacataCCGTTTTGAATTTATGAGGGGGAGTGAGGGGCACGCGCCTACAATGGCTGTGGGTAGCAACAATCTCCTTCGCAGGAGAGGAATACGTGACTTGCTCTTGCATTGCGACCAAGCAAgcaatctttctttttctttttcctcagtattctttctttttcttttcttttttgtttttgttaattaatgaaattttatatcTAACTATTTTCTTGGGAGTTTATTTTATAGGcgtgtaaataaaaatataaaatttaaattaaaatatattagatgatatttaataattgtaatttttttatataagaataaaaaaatataataagagatattagagattttgaatgaattgaGCATCTCGTGGGCTAAACTGAGTTGACTTACTGTATAAAATAGAGTCGGGCCAAGCTTAATTGACTTATTTGATGTCAATAAACGAAACAACTAgaacaaaatggatgagaaaagcaaaacaaaaggaataagtctagtcaactatatattttatttttattttttaaaaaaattaaatgaagattagtcttaatatatataatatatatatatagaataaaattatttttttgaaactgcatttattttttgtaatttgagttataaaatattttaaatacccGTAACAAATCACTATTTACTTTggattgtaaaaaataaatatagtgcaaactaaaaataattaatctctctcacatatatatatatagtgataaaattcttaaatttattataatagaTGGGTCACTAACAAGAATGGACACTAAAGCTACGTTCTtttactttactattttcaagttatttttaatttttaattttataaaataataaaaatgcgttctttttattgtttttaaatatgtatttttgaaaataaaaaaaaattataaagaaaaaacaaaataataaaaagttgttttgagtgtttctattcaaaataaactctaaactcaaaacacatttatttttttatttattcatattttattattataatgaaaaaaatattacaaaattcattaactttaaaatgtatatatatttttaataatatattaacattaaatatttctaatttactgaataatcaaatttattgaataaaatattattaaaaaattatttttaaaatttcaaagagaatgcattttctaatttttagttttgaaaaatagtttttcaaaatgacaaagggaacacatttttaattttctaaaaatagactatcaaaacaaaaaactgaaatgaattcaaaactcaaaattgaaaattgaaaagtaaacaGAACGCAACCTAATTGTttcgattttaatttttagaataattaCAAACATAACCACATGATTATGAGTTTTCATAACCAACTTCTTAATAATGGATTAattgtatttgtaatttttattcgtgactattttaataaattgtattattaaataatttttttttattttaataaagaatAGGAAACcaacacacaaatatatatgaaattggtagtcaaaattgaaaatacacaCTTAGATTAAACTTAAGTtaatgattacacaattaaattagaattgacCTCAACAAATTTAACAAGTGAAATGATAGAtagattttatgaaaatgattttactatttttttttggatattgttataatatattttaagatcacaattttattaatttaacattattgtaaataaattacaactcaaaaatattttataacgaaatatatatttaaattaaaaatttataaactaaTACGATATTATCTATTTGATGAGAGAACCCTTGAAAGGATAAAATTACTAAACTATTTTCAAAGAACGACATATTTCACCTTACCACATGTCTTTATTTCTAAGTTATAAGACAATAATACATATCTCGCTAtctagtacaaactcaagacaTAAATCaacaatttaattaatcttaaatgaTCCAAAATAAATTTGGAAGATTTGCTAATATCCTAATGTAGTTTAAAGAATCATCCATCAACTCATAATTGTTGAGTCTAAGAATTTTGAAGATAATATTGAGTAGTAAATCTATTTAATTCATTTAACCTACTACATACATAGTGGTATTCTATACTAACTTGAGTGTCAATTGGAGGATAACTCTAAGCTAGCCTCCTTTTGCAAGTGTTAATGTCGAGCAAAATTTTGATGATCATCCCCCAaccatcatcaaaataaaaataaatattatatatataaataaattattaactatGTTTATAGACCTACCCTACTATGATTAcgattattttaaataacaatAACCTTAattataattgataatttttttaactttaaccTATCTAttttactcaatttttttaCCATATATACTAAACATATTAACCTAACAGCCATCCCTAGTAACCAGTTTAACTTACTTTAAGGTTctcttaatttattaacctaacacttttttttaatttattacttTCCATAAAAGTTAAGGAATGACATTCTtagatatattttgttaaaataagtaaaacaaGAAAGTATTAAgataatattgaaatattttttaaattaagatatagaatgattaagataagattgtaaagcatttcaaaatttttattaaactgtttaaattttttggaatgcacTAAATGACAcaagtgtcattttttttttcttatctataataAGGATTAAGATATGCTTATTTTGAGGGAGTAGAgataatcatatataaaaatattaagataagaagtcacataatttttttttaagaattatcagataaatttaacaaatacgttgaaaaaaataaatatacgaaatgcttttcatatctaattttttttatttcatattttagttaacaaaaGAGAATTGTTTTTCTTAGATTTTTCAGAAGCTAATATTAGATTATAGTTTTAAATTGTGTAAACCCCTCAAATCACTTAATACCTGTGATTTGAATGATTTTATGCAGACTTAGAAAGACTGACAAGTTAATTGcttatgataatttgattttaaaaacaCCCTCAAAACCACCCCAAGGCCTACCCCTTATAtcatctattatatatatatatatttcaattgtaaaattaatattgttactttattacaTTCTTTCTATAATactttaattgtttatatatttttgggaTAGAAGAAAAAATGGAGAGAGAAGACCAAGGATGTTTATTTATTAATCCAACTAGTCTCTACTCTCAGtcacgcgcgcgcgcgcagacacacacacacaaacacactctctccctctccctctctctatgtATGTATCTTTTGATATGCTAAATTATTGCTAATTAATAGAGTAAGGCACAGCAATGGCGGATTCAGAGAATGTGAGCAGCCTTGACGGGAGGCTTCTTCACCTCCCCCTTAGGAATCGTAACTACAAGCACCCCGTCGTGCATTGTGGCCTTCAACTGATCGGCCCTAGTGTCCTCCTGCTGCCGGACCCTCCTCAGGAACTGGCCGCTCCGCGCGGTGCCCACCATCGTCCCAGTCTAGCTACCCTCTCCACCGCCCTCTCGCCGATAATCTTAAGGACCCTGTCCCCATCCACCTGCACCGTCACCTCCTCCTTCCTCATCCCCGGCAGATCCACCTTAAAGACGTAAGCCACCGGCGTCTCCTTCCAGTCGATGTCTGGGCAGTTAAGTTCTGAGCCTTCGAGGCCCGGAAATAGAGCTCCATGGCCGGCGCCGAAGAAGGTATTTTGGAAAGGAGAGTCCTTCAAAGGATCCCTAACATCGAAGGAAAAGGACCGGTTCGTCGTGGACCAAAGGGTGGGATGATCGACATGGGAGGTGTTGAAGAAGATGGGAATCAAATGAGTTCTTGTTGAAGGCAAAGCATAGCCGAAGCTTCATTTATAGGCCAAAATGAGTGTGATTTCCTAATTTTACACAACAAACTACGAACCGTACTAAAATAATGtcgtaaaaatattttttgagtaaattacaaaaatactgTACTTTACtataaatgtgtgtttgattgtattatttagaatttaattttaggtaatggttgtctaaaaaataaaaattaccttacattttttaaaaatgaatttcatggaaagaaactttaaataaTTGTACTATAcacattttttgataaaaaaatttaaaatatttgattattttcataaaaaatatgtgtaatgattatacattttttatgataaatatgtgTAATCAAATACATTCTAAGTGTATGCtcatacttttaaaaattacactaattTTTTCTCCTTTAAACATCTGGGtaattgagtatatatatataaaatatcaggGTACCATATAAAACTAACGGcatgaaatattaatataatttcagAGTAATAGAGACAGTCCATGTAACTATTAAACTATGAGATGCACTACTTGTATTTGTTCAAAATTTTAGGGGCGTGTAGTATATATTATGCTAAAGTTTTTGAGTGTACCCCTTATTTGAAa is a window encoding:
- the LOC127789183 gene encoding copper transporter 1 translates to MQDGVVGSPPPPLGFNTSSGHARRGTMVAHTAFYWGTHAEVLFSGWPGKSPTMYALALVFVFALAALVEWLSHCKLVKPGANRVAAGFFRTAIHAVRAGATYMTVLALMSFNGGVFLAAVSGHAVGYLIFGSRVLEVESGLPTGKC
- the LOC127789216 gene encoding copper transporter 6-like yields the protein MSDDHNHGGGGMPMPPGSMSNHTTMNMNDMIMHMSFYWGKDAIVLFQGWPKHSLSMYLLALFFVFFLSLASELLAAFQATKRWRSPVAGGLTQAAAHALRTALGYLVMLAVMSFNLGIFIVAVTGHAVGFFIFKFWAAATPSRAEQATNGFSPKV